One window of the Nitrospiraceae bacterium genome contains the following:
- a CDS encoding type II toxin-antitoxin system prevent-host-death family antitoxin yields the protein MPEIGAYEAKTHLPKLLERIQKGERFIITKHGRPVAELVPVTRKDPEAVRQTIKGIRSYREILRQRGVSTQRLLKKNETLRDLAHLGHRY from the coding sequence ATGCCTGAAATTGGGGCGTATGAAGCCAAAACACATTTACCTAAATTACTCGAGCGAATCCAAAAGGGAGAACGTTTTATTATCACCAAACATGGACGGCCTGTAGCGGAACTCGTCCCAGTGACCCGCAAGGATCCCGAAGCGGTTCGCCAAACCATCAAGGGTATTCGTTCTTACCGGGAAATTCTTCGTCAACGAGGCGTCAGCACCCAACGCCTTCTCAAAAAGAACGAAACGCTTCGCGATTTGGCTCATCTGGGCCACCGATACTGA
- a CDS encoding type II toxin-antitoxin system VapC family toxin: MSPVWPLEFGKALLISVKRGRLTARDVSELINELRALPVEIDATSTEQALEETMSLARKYELTTYDASYLELAKRRGMPLATLDTKLRQACVLAKIPVLPS, translated from the coding sequence TTGTCACCCGTTTGGCCATTAGAATTTGGAAAGGCCTTACTCATTTCAGTCAAACGGGGCCGACTGACCGCTCGGGATGTGAGTGAGCTGATCAATGAACTTCGTGCGTTGCCTGTGGAAATTGATGCCACCTCTACTGAACAAGCATTGGAAGAAACTATGTCCTTGGCCCGGAAGTACGAATTAACCACCTACGACGCCTCATATCTTGAGTTAGCCAAAAGACGTGGGATGCCGCTGGCTACACTTGATACCAAGCTACGCCAGGCCTGTGTGTTGGCCAAAATCCCTGTTTTACCGTCCTGA
- a CDS encoding DUF3313 domain-containing protein: MHPFPQIPALSLLLSVIISLSGCAPKNEPLNFSGFLTDYTSLRPSPDDSGAWSYRKPGVNFKEYTHIILDPLVIWPSQHSEYGGLDALTAWKLALGFQESMTRALAGGYVIVKDPGPGVLRLRAALTDVLLERPSVSTPDQILPLANDLLIRAGEKIYGMNALEGEAAIEVEILDTQTQERLVAYMEKRMSPEILLTRDKDSLGPVLEIFDYWGKKLRQRLDEERGLREYQKAIQ, encoded by the coding sequence ATGCACCCTTTTCCGCAAATACCGGCGCTGAGTCTGCTCCTGTCCGTGATCATCAGCCTCTCCGGATGTGCTCCCAAAAACGAGCCGTTAAATTTTTCCGGGTTTTTAACCGATTACACCAGCCTTCGTCCCTCGCCGGATGACAGCGGTGCCTGGAGTTACCGGAAGCCGGGTGTCAATTTCAAAGAATACACCCACATTATTCTGGATCCTCTGGTGATCTGGCCCAGTCAACATTCTGAGTATGGCGGTCTTGATGCCTTAACGGCCTGGAAACTGGCTCTGGGATTCCAGGAAAGCATGACCCGGGCACTGGCGGGGGGCTATGTGATTGTGAAAGATCCGGGTCCAGGAGTCCTGCGGCTTCGCGCGGCCCTGACGGACGTGTTGTTGGAACGCCCGTCAGTGTCCACGCCGGACCAGATCCTTCCGCTGGCCAATGATCTTCTGATCCGGGCTGGCGAAAAGATTTACGGCATGAATGCCCTGGAGGGAGAAGCGGCCATTGAGGTCGAAATATTGGATACTCAGACCCAGGAACGACTGGTGGCGTATATGGAAAAACGGATGAGCCCGGAGATTCTCCTGACCCGCGATAAAGATTCCTTGGGACCGGTGCTGGAGATATTTGACTATTGGGGCAAGAAACTTCGACAGCGTTTAGACGAGGAACGCGGACTACGAGAGTATCAGAAAGCCATTCAATAA
- a CDS encoding DUF4160 domain-containing protein, which produces MPTVLRIGPYRFHFYSDERNEPPHIHVRTGESECKFWLDPIILAKNRGVPAHRLNEIASLVFQNQKFLMEKYHEYHNR; this is translated from the coding sequence GTGCCCACAGTATTACGAATAGGTCCCTACCGCTTTCATTTTTATTCGGATGAGCGAAATGAACCTCCTCACATTCATGTGCGGACTGGAGAGAGTGAATGTAAATTTTGGCTTGACCCCATCATTCTCGCAAAAAATCGCGGTGTCCCCGCACATCGTTTGAATGAGATTGCCAGCCTCGTTTTTCAAAATCAAAAATTCTTAATGGAGAAATACCATGAATACCACAACCGCTAA
- a CDS encoding GIY-YIG nuclease family protein: MGWTVYMLECADTSLYTGITLDLERRLAEHAKGKGAKYTKHRGPFTVVFTERQETRGQALKREAAIKSMMRKAKLGLIGTG, from the coding sequence ATGGGGTGGACAGTCTATATGTTGGAATGCGCCGATACCAGTTTGTACACCGGGATAACCCTGGACCTGGAACGTCGTCTTGCCGAGCACGCAAAAGGGAAAGGGGCTAAATACACGAAGCACCGTGGTCCCTTTACCGTGGTGTTCACCGAACGGCAGGAGACGAGAGGCCAGGCACTAAAGAGAGAAGCGGCGATTAAATCCATGATGCGAAAAGCAAAACTGGGCTTAATCGGCACAGGATAA
- a CDS encoding DUF433 domain-containing protein, giving the protein MSSLVIEEQELQRLPITIDPGILSGAPVFKGTRVPVDALITNLEAGLTLDGFLENFPTVTRDQAVQVLEFSKSTLLKLAHRT; this is encoded by the coding sequence ATGTCGTCGCTTGTCATAGAAGAACAAGAACTTCAACGATTACCTATTACGATTGATCCAGGCATCCTGAGCGGGGCACCCGTGTTTAAGGGTACCCGTGTTCCGGTAGACGCGCTCATCACAAATTTGGAAGCCGGACTGACCTTGGACGGATTTCTTGAGAATTTTCCTACCGTCACCCGTGATCAAGCCGTCCAAGTGCTTGAGTTTTCCAAATCAACCCTTCTGAAACTTGCTCACCGAACTTGA
- a CDS encoding DUF5615 family PIN-like protein, with protein sequence MTILLDESVPRVVKIRLHEFSISTVQEMGWMGMKNGDLLAAASQQFTVLITADKNLRYQQNLKDHRLSIIVLPTNQVSLVVTLLPVIQDILRAIQPGDLIQIPLP encoded by the coding sequence TTGACCATTCTTCTAGACGAATCCGTTCCACGGGTTGTTAAAATTCGTCTTCACGAGTTTTCCATTTCCACAGTCCAGGAGATGGGATGGATGGGGATGAAAAATGGTGATTTGCTCGCGGCTGCCAGCCAACAATTCACCGTTTTGATTACCGCAGACAAGAACCTTCGTTATCAACAGAACCTGAAAGATCACCGGCTTTCCATTATCGTTCTTCCCACCAATCAGGTTTCCTTGGTGGTGACGTTACTCCCGGTTATCCAGGACATCCTCAGGGCGATTCAACCCGGCGACCTCATCCAAATTCCTCTGCCGTGA
- the secB gene encoding protein-export chaperone SecB, with the protein MTEEQKPVFTIEKIYVRDLSLEVPHAPGIFREGGAPQVHVELKTQHARVEEGMYDASVTVTVTAKVNEKIMFIVEVEQAGIFRIRHVPETEMGAVLGIGCANILFPYVRETVSDAVTRGGFPTVMLNPVNFEALYHQQQQQQTTPDSAATIH; encoded by the coding sequence ATGACTGAAGAACAGAAGCCCGTGTTTACCATAGAGAAAATCTACGTCAGGGATTTGTCCTTGGAAGTCCCTCATGCACCCGGCATTTTCCGGGAGGGTGGAGCCCCACAGGTTCATGTCGAATTAAAGACCCAACATGCCCGCGTGGAAGAGGGCATGTATGATGCGTCCGTGACGGTGACCGTGACGGCCAAGGTCAATGAAAAAATCATGTTTATCGTGGAGGTGGAACAGGCTGGCATTTTTCGGATTCGCCATGTCCCGGAAACGGAAATGGGTGCGGTGTTAGGGATCGGATGTGCGAATATTCTCTTTCCCTATGTTCGTGAGACGGTATCTGATGCGGTGACACGGGGAGGGTTCCCGACCGTCATGCTCAACCCGGTGAATTTTGAAGCCCTGTATCATCAGCAGCAACAACAACAAACGACACCCGATTCCGCGGCCACCATCCACTGA
- a CDS encoding DUF2442 domain-containing protein, translated as MNTTTANVELEQDPVACRAWTEQRTIFIELYDGRIIGFPASRFRKLRKATNEELGEVKVEVNGYALRWENLDEDITVLGIVNGRFELPLEEKTVLKHEN; from the coding sequence ATGAATACCACAACCGCTAACGTTGAGTTAGAACAAGACCCCGTAGCCTGCCGAGCGTGGACTGAACAACGCACCATTTTCATCGAACTCTACGATGGGAGGATTATCGGTTTCCCGGCGTCACGATTTCGAAAACTTCGGAAGGCAACAAATGAAGAATTAGGAGAAGTCAAAGTTGAAGTCAATGGGTATGCCTTACGCTGGGAAAACTTAGATGAGGATATTACCGTCCTTGGTATCGTGAACGGCCGTTTCGAACTGCCTCTCGAGGAAAAGACGGTTCTCAAACATGAAAATTGA
- a CDS encoding type II toxin-antitoxin system Phd/YefM family antitoxin, with product MRTTNDTVQKTIPANEIKRRGLSVIDKALKKGPVHVLKNNEPVYVIMAEDQYRELAKRYRKSYLNRIRRSLKDLKQGRVRPHTAQTLIDELHLEA from the coding sequence ATGCGAACCACAAATGATACCGTGCAAAAGACGATTCCGGCGAACGAAATCAAGCGGAGGGGACTTTCGGTCATTGACAAAGCTTTGAAGAAGGGGCCAGTGCATGTGCTCAAGAACAACGAACCCGTCTATGTCATCATGGCAGAAGATCAATATCGGGAACTGGCGAAGCGGTATCGTAAGTCGTACCTGAATCGAATTCGCCGCTCATTGAAGGATCTTAAGCAAGGGCGTGTCCGTCCCCATACAGCCCAAACTCTCATCGACGAACTTCACCTCGAAGCCTAA
- a CDS encoding IS110 family transposase has translation MKRTIIGIDLAKNMFEVYVEEEGGQGITRCRLSRKKVLPWLANRAPALVGMEACGGAHYWARELTKLGHEVRLIAPQYVKPWVQTNKSDAADARAICRAVQEPGMRFVGLASEAQQAVQALHRVRSRSLSNRTALVNQTRGILLEYGVAIPQGVAAVRKMLPLLLADERWAPLLQQFLIDQQAEWQYWDAKIEAVTAQIKRENAAQPICSRLEQARGIGPLGASALWGKTAGQSSQNGRHFAATLGLVPKHTGTGGKVRLGGISKRGERYLRQLLIHGARAVVRQVGEKPDRLSCWIRRLVARRGMKKAIVALANKNARMAFALIHGEQLYDVTKMCGAA, from the coding sequence ATGAAGCGTACCATCATTGGGATCGATCTTGCGAAGAATATGTTTGAAGTGTACGTGGAAGAGGAAGGGGGACAGGGCATCACCCGTTGCCGGCTGTCTCGAAAGAAGGTGTTGCCGTGGTTGGCGAATCGGGCGCCCGCCCTCGTCGGGATGGAAGCCTGTGGCGGGGCTCATTACTGGGCGCGGGAGCTGACGAAGCTGGGGCACGAGGTGCGGCTGATCGCTCCGCAGTATGTCAAACCGTGGGTGCAGACCAATAAGAGTGATGCCGCCGATGCCCGAGCGATCTGTCGCGCGGTGCAAGAGCCGGGGATGCGGTTCGTCGGCCTGGCGAGCGAAGCGCAGCAGGCCGTGCAAGCCCTCCATCGGGTCCGGAGTCGCTCCCTGAGCAATCGCACCGCCCTCGTGAATCAGACCCGTGGCATCTTACTGGAATACGGCGTGGCCATTCCCCAGGGAGTCGCCGCGGTTCGGAAGATGCTGCCCCTCCTGCTAGCCGACGAGCGATGGGCCCCTCTGCTCCAACAGTTTTTGATCGACCAACAGGCGGAGTGGCAATATTGGGATGCCAAGATTGAGGCGGTGACGGCTCAGATCAAACGGGAGAATGCCGCGCAGCCGATCTGTTCCCGACTCGAGCAAGCTCGCGGCATTGGCCCCTTAGGCGCCTCGGCTCTCTGGGGCAAAACGGCGGGCCAGTCCTCTCAGAACGGCCGCCATTTCGCCGCCACGTTGGGGCTGGTCCCCAAGCACACCGGCACGGGAGGGAAGGTCCGGCTCGGGGGGATCAGTAAACGGGGAGAGCGCTATCTCCGGCAGTTGCTGATTCATGGGGCCCGGGCGGTCGTGAGGCAAGTGGGGGAGAAACCCGATCGCCTCAGCTGTTGGATCCGGCGGCTCGTGGCCCGCCGGGGGATGAAGAAGGCGATCGTGGCCTTGGCGAATAAGAATGCGCGGATGGCCTTCGCGCTCATCCACGGGGAGCAGCTGTATGATGTCACAAAAATGTGCGGGGCCGCGTAA
- a CDS encoding RNA-binding transcriptional accessory protein, translated as MNSALHDQTIAKELKISDKQVAATVSLLDDGATVPFLSRYRKEVTGGLDEVVITAIRDRVAQLRELDKRRDVILASLEEQGKLTDVLQGQVHAAATMTELEDIYLPFRPKRRTRAMIAKERGLEPLALSLWAQEVQLPVEAEAQKYLNPECSVETVEDALAGARDIMAEWISEDLQARASMRALYLEQGIFKTTAVRGKDVQGSKYRDYVEWEEPVAKAPSHRVLAMRRGETEGFLTFRVMVPEAEALSLLHRLFLKGKGPASEQVTLAIKDSFTRLLSLSMETEARLVTKTRADQTAIEVFAQNVQQLLMAPPLGQKTVLAIDPGFRTGCKMVCLDRQGTLRHTETIFPHLGASGAAKAGELVVELCQRFQVEAIAVGNGTAGRETETFLRTLKLPSAIPIVMVNESGASVYSASPLARQEFPDQDVTVRGAVSIGRRLMDPLAELVKIDPKAIGVGQYQHDVDQGILKQRLQDVVISCVNRVGVDVNMASPQLLTAVSGVGPQLAANIVAYRQEHGPFANRTALKNVPRLGAKAFEQAAGFLRITDGEHPLDASAVHPERYAVVNAMAKDLGCTVKDLMKDPARQRTIDLNRYITEDVGKPTLMDILTELAKPGRDPRQQFEAVKFDEGVQSIEQVTPGMILSGVVTNVTAFGAFVDIGVHQDGLVHISQLANKFVSDPNTVVQVNQQVKVTVLEVDVPRKRISLSMKAAANGKS; from the coding sequence ATGAATTCAGCATTGCATGATCAGACGATTGCGAAGGAACTGAAGATCTCCGACAAGCAGGTGGCAGCCACGGTGAGCTTGCTGGATGATGGCGCCACGGTACCGTTTCTTTCACGGTATCGAAAAGAAGTCACGGGCGGGTTGGATGAGGTCGTGATTACCGCCATTCGGGATCGTGTCGCACAGCTTCGAGAATTGGATAAGCGGCGGGACGTCATCCTGGCCTCGCTTGAGGAGCAAGGCAAACTCACCGACGTGCTGCAAGGGCAGGTGCACGCGGCCGCGACCATGACCGAATTGGAAGACATCTATTTACCCTTCCGCCCCAAACGCCGCACGAGGGCCATGATCGCCAAAGAGCGGGGATTGGAACCGCTGGCGTTGTCCCTCTGGGCGCAAGAGGTCCAATTGCCTGTCGAAGCCGAGGCCCAAAAATATCTCAATCCGGAATGCAGTGTGGAGACGGTGGAAGACGCGTTAGCCGGCGCGCGCGATATCATGGCCGAATGGATCAGCGAAGATTTGCAGGCTCGCGCCTCCATGCGGGCGCTCTATCTGGAGCAGGGGATCTTCAAAACCACTGCCGTGCGGGGGAAAGATGTTCAAGGCAGCAAGTATCGGGATTATGTCGAATGGGAGGAACCGGTCGCCAAGGCACCCTCCCATCGGGTACTGGCCATGCGGCGTGGAGAAACAGAAGGGTTTCTGACCTTTCGGGTGATGGTGCCGGAAGCGGAAGCGCTGTCGTTACTGCATCGCCTCTTTCTCAAAGGAAAAGGGCCGGCATCGGAACAGGTCACGCTGGCCATCAAAGACAGTTTTACCAGGCTCCTGTCCCTCTCAATGGAAACCGAAGCCCGCCTGGTTACTAAAACCCGTGCCGATCAAACGGCGATAGAAGTGTTTGCGCAAAATGTGCAGCAACTGCTCATGGCCCCACCGCTGGGCCAGAAGACCGTGCTGGCCATCGATCCCGGTTTTCGCACCGGATGTAAAATGGTCTGTCTTGACCGCCAGGGCACCCTGCGTCATACGGAGACTATCTTTCCGCATCTGGGAGCAAGCGGGGCCGCCAAAGCGGGAGAATTAGTTGTGGAATTGTGTCAGCGTTTTCAGGTTGAGGCGATCGCCGTGGGCAATGGGACAGCCGGGAGGGAGACCGAAACGTTTCTCCGCACATTGAAATTGCCATCCGCTATCCCCATTGTGATGGTTAACGAAAGCGGTGCGTCCGTCTATTCCGCGTCCCCGTTGGCCCGGCAGGAATTTCCCGATCAGGATGTGACGGTGCGTGGGGCCGTCTCGATCGGGCGACGGCTCATGGATCCTTTAGCCGAACTGGTGAAGATCGATCCCAAGGCTATCGGCGTCGGGCAATATCAACATGATGTCGATCAGGGCATCCTGAAACAACGGTTGCAGGATGTGGTTATCAGTTGTGTCAATCGGGTCGGGGTGGACGTGAATATGGCGAGCCCGCAACTGCTCACGGCCGTCTCCGGTGTGGGTCCGCAACTGGCCGCGAATATTGTGGCCTATCGACAGGAACATGGTCCGTTTGCCAACCGAACCGCATTAAAGAACGTCCCGCGCCTGGGAGCCAAAGCCTTTGAGCAAGCGGCGGGATTTTTACGCATCACCGATGGCGAGCATCCGCTGGATGCCAGCGCCGTGCATCCCGAACGGTATGCTGTGGTCAACGCGATGGCCAAAGATTTAGGCTGCACCGTGAAGGACCTCATGAAGGATCCGGCCCGCCAACGCACGATCGATCTCAATCGATATATCACAGAGGACGTGGGCAAACCGACCTTAATGGATATTCTCACCGAATTGGCCAAGCCCGGCCGTGATCCGCGTCAACAGTTTGAAGCCGTCAAGTTTGATGAAGGGGTGCAATCCATCGAGCAGGTCACGCCCGGCATGATCCTGTCCGGAGTGGTGACCAATGTCACGGCCTTTGGCGCGTTCGTCGATATCGGCGTGCATCAGGATGGCCTGGTGCATATCAGTCAACTCGCCAACAAATTTGTCAGCGATCCCAACACAGTGGTGCAGGTCAATCAACAGGTCAAAGTCACCGTGCTGGAAGTCGACGTTCCCCGCAAGCGTATTTCGCTGTCCATGAAAGCGGCGGCAAACGGGAAGTCCTGA
- a CDS encoding DUF1456 family protein yields the protein MNNNYCLRRIRYILDFGDSKMIDVFAQANQTVTRAEVSAWLKKDDDPDFAECPDTMFATFLNGLINDRRGKKDGAQPEPEQRLNNNIIFVKLKIAFNLQADDILSILALADFRMSKHELSAFFRRPDHKHYRKCQDQILRNFLKGLQLQHRPEMERSTSIATFSRGETQLTLIASPTGRHGHRVLRRRFLIFNNTGGGKSVSAEEGAVPFQNTNVIVDSGDESAMRYWERPLRDASKVKSFDH from the coding sequence ATGAACAATAATTATTGCCTGCGTCGAATTCGCTACATCCTGGATTTTGGTGATTCCAAAATGATTGATGTCTTTGCGCAGGCCAACCAGACCGTGACACGAGCAGAGGTGAGTGCGTGGTTAAAAAAAGATGATGATCCGGATTTTGCGGAATGTCCTGACACCATGTTCGCCACGTTTCTCAATGGTTTGATTAACGATAGGCGTGGCAAGAAAGATGGCGCGCAGCCTGAACCGGAACAACGGCTCAACAATAATATTATTTTCGTCAAACTGAAAATCGCCTTCAATTTACAAGCTGATGACATCTTGTCGATATTGGCTTTGGCTGATTTTCGTATGAGCAAGCATGAGCTGAGTGCATTTTTTCGCAGACCTGATCATAAACACTATCGCAAATGCCAAGACCAAATTTTGCGCAACTTCTTGAAAGGCCTTCAACTGCAGCATCGTCCTGAGATGGAACGATCAACGTCAATAGCCACCTTCAGTCGTGGGGAAACTCAGTTGACTCTAATTGCCTCTCCCACTGGCCGGCATGGCCACCGTGTACTTCGACGTCGATTCCTTATCTTCAACAACACGGGTGGCGGCAAATCGGTATCCGCCGAGGAGGGTGCCGTACCATTTCAGAACACGAACGTTATTGTGGATTCTGGGGACGAGAGTGCAATGCGTTATTGGGAGCGCCCCCTCCGCGATGCCTCTAAGGTAAAATCTTTCGACCATTGA
- a CDS encoding MFS transporter: protein MVKTIIANQHTVVHESAERKPTVRWALVSLSLSMLLSSLDTSIANVALPTLARAFTASFQEVQWVILAYLLAATTLIVSVGRLGDIIGRRRLLLAGIFLYTVASVLCAVAPAFWVLIVGRAAQGLGGAIMMALSMAFVGETVSKDRTGSAMGLLGTMSAIGTALGPSLGGVLIAGFGWRAIFLINLPLGLLTFLLAHHYLPVDRREPETNRAGFDHVGTLLLALTLAAYALAVTLGRGSFGTLNLALLLVAAIGVGLFVHVEARTVSPLIRLGAFRDSMLSASLAMSALVTTVVTATLVVGPFYLSRALGLDAAMVGLVLSAGPLVAALTGLPAGRMADHFGAPRVVVVGLIGMGTGCFILAMVPSTLGISGYLVPIVVITAGYGLFQTANNTAVMTGVSPDQRGVMSGMLNLSRNLGRITGASVMGAVFAFASATIDITTAPPEAVARGMRITFAVAATLIVIALALAVGMARRTAGNRGVAPETVGQANENVSR from the coding sequence ATGGTGAAGACTATTATTGCAAACCAACACACGGTCGTCCATGAAAGTGCGGAGCGGAAGCCGACGGTACGATGGGCGCTGGTCAGCCTTTCGCTCTCCATGTTGCTCTCTTCGCTCGACACCAGTATCGCCAATGTGGCCTTACCGACGTTGGCCCGGGCGTTCACCGCCTCCTTCCAGGAAGTCCAATGGGTGATCCTCGCGTATCTTCTCGCCGCCACGACCCTCATCGTCAGCGTCGGACGGCTCGGTGACATCATCGGCCGCCGCCGGCTGCTGTTAGCCGGCATTTTCCTCTACACGGTGGCCTCGGTCCTGTGTGCCGTCGCGCCTGCGTTCTGGGTGCTCATTGTCGGGCGGGCGGCGCAGGGCCTCGGTGGGGCTATCATGATGGCGCTCTCCATGGCGTTTGTGGGTGAGACGGTGTCGAAGGACAGGACCGGGAGCGCCATGGGCCTGCTCGGCACGATGTCCGCAATCGGTACGGCGCTCGGTCCATCCCTCGGCGGCGTCCTGATCGCCGGATTCGGGTGGCGGGCCATCTTCCTCATCAACCTGCCCCTGGGGCTGCTGACTTTTCTTCTCGCGCATCACTATCTCCCCGTGGATCGCCGGGAGCCCGAGACGAATCGGGCCGGATTCGACCATGTGGGCACGCTCCTGCTGGCGCTGACGCTCGCGGCCTATGCCCTCGCCGTGACGCTCGGTCGCGGCAGTTTCGGAACCCTCAATCTGGCGCTGCTTCTGGTTGCGGCCATTGGCGTCGGCCTCTTTGTGCACGTGGAGGCGAGAACCGTTTCGCCGCTGATCCGATTGGGGGCGTTCCGCGATTCCATGCTGAGTGCAAGCCTCGCCATGAGCGCACTCGTCACGACCGTGGTGACGGCAACGCTGGTCGTCGGGCCGTTCTATCTCTCCCGTGCACTCGGGCTCGATGCGGCGATGGTGGGACTCGTCTTATCGGCCGGGCCGCTGGTCGCTGCGCTGACGGGGTTGCCTGCGGGCCGCATGGCGGATCATTTTGGCGCACCACGCGTGGTGGTGGTCGGGCTCATCGGCATGGGGACCGGTTGCTTTATCCTGGCCATGGTGCCGTCGACACTTGGCATTTCCGGTTACCTGGTTCCCATCGTCGTCATCACCGCCGGCTATGGGTTGTTCCAGACGGCCAACAACACCGCCGTCATGACCGGTGTCAGTCCGGACCAGCGGGGTGTCATGTCCGGCATGCTCAACCTCTCGCGCAATCTCGGGCGCATCACCGGGGCATCCGTGATGGGTGCGGTGTTCGCCTTCGCCTCGGCCACAATCGACATCACCACGGCGCCTCCAGAGGCCGTGGCCCGCGGTATGCGGATCACATTCGCCGTTGCCGCGACGCTCATCGTGATCGCGCTCGCCCTCGCCGTCGGCATGGCCCGCCGCACAGCGGGTAATCGGGGAGTGGCTCCGGAAACAGTGGGGCAGGCGAATGAGAATGTTTCGCGATGA
- a CDS encoding LysR family transcriptional regulator yields MSTPDFNLLITLDAVLAEGSVARAARRLRLSPSAMSRALARLRETIGDPLLVRAGRGLVPTPRALALRERVSQLVQEGEAVLRPAGKLNLTQLVRTFTLRTGEGFVENFGPDLIARIGKEAPGVRLRFVQKPNKDSTPLRDGTVDLETGVVGDTTAPEVRAQALFQDRFIGVVRKGHVLSKGKITPSRYAAGKHVVVSRRDLDKGPIDEALELLGLTREVVTIVGGFSAALALARGSDLIASVPERHTGNLRDGMQSFPLPFATPEVTVSLLWHPRLDADPAHRWLRGHIRDICAASR; encoded by the coding sequence ATGTCGACCCCTGATTTCAACCTGCTGATCACGCTTGATGCGGTGCTCGCGGAAGGGAGTGTGGCGCGCGCAGCCAGACGGTTGCGGCTGAGTCCGTCGGCGATGAGCCGCGCGCTGGCGCGCTTGCGAGAGACAATCGGCGATCCGCTGTTGGTGAGGGCCGGACGCGGGCTCGTTCCCACGCCCCGGGCGCTCGCACTCCGCGAGCGGGTCAGTCAGCTCGTGCAGGAGGGAGAGGCGGTGCTACGCCCGGCCGGGAAGCTCAACCTCACACAACTCGTCCGGACGTTCACGCTCCGGACCGGCGAAGGCTTTGTGGAGAACTTCGGACCGGATCTCATTGCCCGCATCGGCAAGGAAGCGCCGGGCGTGCGGTTGCGCTTCGTCCAGAAGCCCAACAAAGACAGTACCCCACTGCGCGACGGGACCGTCGATCTGGAAACCGGCGTGGTGGGTGACACGACGGCTCCGGAGGTGCGCGCGCAGGCATTGTTCCAGGACCGGTTTATCGGCGTCGTGCGAAAGGGGCACGTGCTGAGCAAGGGGAAAATCACGCCATCCCGGTATGCGGCCGGAAAGCACGTCGTGGTCTCGCGCAGGGATCTCGACAAGGGACCGATCGATGAGGCCTTGGAGCTGTTGGGTCTGACACGGGAGGTCGTCACGATCGTCGGCGGCTTTTCGGCGGCGCTGGCGCTCGCCCGGGGTTCCGACCTGATCGCCAGCGTTCCCGAACGACACACCGGCAATCTGCGCGACGGCATGCAGAGTTTTCCCCTTCCGTTCGCCACCCCGGAAGTGACGGTTTCCCTGCTCTGGCACCCGCGGCTGGATGCCGATCCCGCGCATCGCTGGCTGCGCGGCCACATCCGGGATATCTGCGCGGCAAGCCGCTGA
- a CDS encoding nucleotidyltransferase family protein, whose product MNHKNLVSLLRSRREEIVRRFAIKTLGIFGSAARDEMHEGSDIDVLVEFQASPTFDAYMDLKFYLEDLFQTNVDLVLEDTVKPRMRPLIEKDLIRVA is encoded by the coding sequence ATGAATCACAAGAATCTTGTCTCGTTATTGCGCAGCAGGCGCGAGGAAATCGTTCGCCGATTTGCCATTAAGACATTGGGTATTTTTGGGTCGGCAGCCCGTGATGAGATGCACGAGGGAAGCGATATCGATGTTCTTGTGGAGTTTCAAGCCTCCCCCACTTTCGATGCTTATATGGATCTCAAGTTTTATTTGGAGGATCTTTTCCAGACGAATGTCGATTTGGTCCTTGAGGATACCGTGAAGCCTCGCATGCGTCCTTTGATCGAAAAGGATTTGATTCGTGTCGCGTGA